The Thermomonospora amylolytica sequence CGGGCTGGCCGCCGACCGGGAGGCGATCTTCGACTCGGTGGCGGCGATCAACCGGCTCACCGGGACCACCGCGGACCTGCTGGTCGACGTCCGGCCGGACCTGAAGAAGGACATCGCCGGGCTCAACCGGCTGGCCGGCACCCTCGGCGACCACGAGCAGGACCTGGACAAGCTGTTCGAGCGCACCCCGGGCCGGATCGAGGAACTGATGGCGGCGTCCTCCTACGGGTCCTGGTTCAACTTCTACCTGTGCAGCATGGACGCCCGGATCGCCCTGCCGGGCGGCCCGGTCTACCAGACGCCGCGGATCCAGAACGAGAACGCGAGGTGCAAGTAGCGATGGCCGAGCGGCGAACAGGCCGGCGCGCCCGGGCCGTCGCGGCCCGCGCCGTCCGGCGGAGGGGGACGCGGCCATGAGGGTCCCGTTCCGGGAGCGCAACCCGGTGCCGATCGGGCTGGTCTCGTTCACGGTGATCGCCGTGCTGATGCTGGCGGCGTACTTCATCGAGGACCTGCCGGTGATCGGCGGCGGTACCACCTACACCGCCCGGTTCGCCGAGGCGGCCGGGCTGCGCAGCGGCGAGGAGGTGCGGGTGGCCGGCGTCCGGGTCGGCGAGGTCACCTCGCTGGAACTGGCCGGCGACAACGTCAGGGTCACCTTCCGGGTGGACGACGGGGTCCGCCTCGGCGACCTGACCCGCGCCGACATCAAGATCAAGACGGTGCTGGGGGCGCACTACCTGGCGCTGACCCCGCGCGGCGAGCGGCCGCTGCGCGGCGAGATCCCGATCAGCCGCACCGGGGTGCCCTACAACGTGGTGCCGGCGATCAGCGACCTGAGCGGCCACATCGACCGGCTCGACACCCAGCAGATGGCCAGGTCGCTGCAGGTGCTGGCCGACACGTTCGAGAACTCGCCGGAGGAGGTCAGGGCGTCGCTGCAGGGCCTGCGGCGGCTGTCGGAGACCATCTCCTCCCGGGACGCCGAGCTGCACGAGCTGGCCGACCGGGCGCGCAGCGTCTCGGACCTGCTGGCCGACCGCAACGCCGACTTCGCCCGGCTGGTCGAGGACTCCAACCGGATCCTGGCCGCCGTGCAGGCCCGCCGCGAGGTGATCCACCAGCTGCTGATCCGCACCGTCCGGCTGTCCCAGCAGGTGAACGCGCTGATCGCGGAGAACCAGGCGGAGCTCGCGCCGATGCTGGACAACCTGCGGCAGGTCAACGAGGTCCTGCTGCGCAACCAGCAGAACCTGGACCGGATCCTGCAGCTGTACGGCCCGTTCGTGCGGCAGTTCGCCGACGCCACCGGGTCCGGCCGCTGGTTCGACGCCTACATCCAGAACCTGCTGCCGATGCCCGCCTCCATCCAGCCGTCCGGCGGCGGCGAGGGCGGCCGGCCGGGCCAGAACGGGACCACCACCGGACCGGCCGGGCGGTCGCAGCAGCCCGGCGCGCCCGCCACCCCCGGCCCACCCCGGACAACCCGCTGCCCTTCCTTCCGTGAGCAGGCAGGACACCACAGTGCGCAGATTCGCAAGCATCCTGAGATTCGGCGGCGTGGTCGTCGCCGTCGGGGCGCTGGTCGCCGCGGCCGTCATCCTGTTCACCGACCCCCCGCAGCGCCGGCTGAGCGCCTACTTCGAACGGGCGGTGGGCCTGCACCCGGGCGCCGACGTCCGGATCCTGGGCATCCCGGTGGGCGAGGTCACCGCGGTCACCCCCAAGGGCGACGCGGTCCTGGTCGAGATGACCTACGAGGCCCGCTACAAGGTCCCTGCTAATGCACAGGCCGTGATCGTCAGCCAGACCCTGGTGTCGGACCGGTTCGTCCAGCTCACCCCCGTCTACAAGGGCGGGCCGACGCTGGCCGACGGGGTCACCCTGGGCACCGACCGCACCGCCGTGCCGGTCGAGGTCGACGAGGTCGGCGGCAGCCTGAACGACCTGAGCAAGGCGCTCGGCCCGCAGGGCGCCAACTCCGGCGGCGCGCTGTCGCGGCTGCTGCAGGTCGGCGCCGACACCTTCGAGGGCCAGGGCGAGGACCTGCGGGAGACCATCGCCGACACCTCGCGGATGCTGGCCACGCTGAGCGAGGACCGCCAGGACGTGGCCACCACCATCCGGAACCTGCGGATCATCACCGACGCCATGATCCGCAGCGACCAGCAGATCCGGCAGTTCAACCAGCAGCTGAACGGGGTGTCGGCGCAGCTGGCCGCCGAGCGCGAGGAGCTGTCGGCGGCGCTGAACTCCCTCGGCCCCACGCTGCGCAACGTCGAGCGGTTCATCCGGGACAACCGCGAGGAGCTGTCAGGCAGCGTGCGGGAACTGGCCCAGATCACCGGGACGCTGGTCGAGCAGAAGGAGTCGTTCGCCGAGTTCCTGGAGGTCGCGCCGCTGGCGATCAACAACCTGGCGCGCGCCTACGACCCGATCAGCGGCACCATCCACAACCGCGCCAACCTGTCGCTGAACTTCGAGAACCTGGCCGACTGGGTGTGCTCGCTGGCCTACTCGGTGGGCACCCCGGCCAAGGAGTGCCTGGACTTCATGCAGCCGTACGACTCGTTCGGGGACGCGCTGACCAACCTGAGCCTGGACCTGTCCTGGATCACGGCGCTGACCACCCACTACGACCCCGAGCCCATCCCGCCGGACGCCTACGGCCCCGACGACCCGCGCAACCCCCGCAACGGCGGCTCGGGCGTGGAGGCCGGCGGCGGCAACGCCCGGCCGACCGGGGGCGGCGCGCCGGCCCGGCCCAACAGCGACTTCCGCGCCCTGCTGCCGGGAGGTGGCCAGTGAACCGCCGGACACCGCTCCGCCGCCCCGCCCGGACGGGCCTGACGGCCGCCCTCACCGCCGCCGCGCTGACGCTGTCGGGCTGCGGCTTCCGCGGCGTGGACTCGCTCCCGCTGCCGGGCGGCCCCGACCTGGGCGACCGCCCGGTGACGGTGAAGGCCGAGTTCGCCAACGTGCTCGACCTGGTGCCGCAGTCGGTGGTCAAGCTGAACGACGTGTCGGTCGGCAAGGTCGTCAAGGTCGAGCTGACCCGCAGCGCGGTGCGCGGCCGGTCCTGGCAGGCGGTCGTCACGTTCAAGCTGCGCCGGGACGTGAACCTGCCGGACAACGCCCGCGCCGCCATCGCCCAGACCAGCCTGCTGGGGGAGAAGTTCGTGGCGCTGTCGCCGCCGGTGGGCGAGGCCCCCTCGCCCGACCGGCTGGGCGACGGGGACCTGATCCCGCTGGAGCGCACCTCCCGCGGCGCCGAGATCGAGGAGGTCCTGTCGGCCATGTCGCTGCTGCTCAACGGCGGCGGCCTGGAGCAGGTCTCCACGATCACCCGCGAGCTGAACGCCGCGATGAACGGCCGTACCGACACCATCAAGTCGGTGCTGCACAAGGTGGACACGTTCGTGGGCACCCTGGACCGCAACCGCGCGGCCATCGTCCGGGCGCTGGACAGCATCGACCGGCTGAGCCGGACGCTGGCCGCCGAGCGGCGGACCATCGCCGACACCATCGACCGGACCGGCCCGGCGCTGAAGATCCTGGAGCAGAACCGGGCCGACCTGACCAAGATGCTGGTCAGCCTGGACAAGCTCAGCCAGACCACCACCCGGGTGATCGAGGCCTCGCACGCCGACATGGTGGCCAACCTCAGGTCGCTGAACACCACGCTGGAGAACCTGAACAAGGCCGGCTCCAACCTGCCCAGGGCGTTGGAGACGATGATGACGTTCCCGTTCCCGGCCACGTTCGCCAACGTGCTGCGCGGCGACTACGGCAACCTGCACATGACGCTCGACCTGGACCTGAAGAACCTGACCCAGAACCTGCTGGGCGGCACCGACCTGGAGTATCTGGTCCGGCAGGGCGAGCAGATGCGGCTGCTGCTCAAGCCGCCGAGCCTGAGCGTGCCGCAGCCGGCGCTGGGCGTGCTGCCCGACCAGCAGCCGGCCGCGCCCGGTGCGCCCGGCGCGCCCGCCCCGACCGGCGGCGCGACCCCCGGCCCCGCGAGCCCGACGCCGACGCCCGGCGCCGGCACCCCGGACGGAGGCGGTGACGGGCAGCGGCCCGGCCTGCCGCTGCCGACGCTGCGGCCGCGGTCGATGGGCGGGGCGGGCTCGACCGGCGTCCACGCCGGCCTGTACTCGCTGATGACCGGGGGGCTCTCGTGATCCTCAAGCGCGGCGTCAAGATCCAGCTGCTGGCCTTCCTGGTCATCACCGTGCTCGGGGTCAGCGTGGTGGCGGTCCGCTACATCGGGGTCGGCCGCGGCCTGCTGGGCCGCGAGTACACCGCGTACGTGGACCTGACCGACTCCGGCGGCGTGTTCACCAACGCGGCGGTCACCTACCGGGGCGTCACGGTGGGCCGGGTCGGCCCGATGGAGCTCACCGAGGACGGCATCCGGGTCCGGCTGATCATGGAGCGGGGCCACCGGATCCCCTGGGAGGGCACCACCGCGGTGGTCGCCAACCGTTCGGCGGTCGGCGAGCAGTACATCGACCTGCAGCCCACCAAGAAGCCCGGCCCCGACGGCGAGGTCCCCGGGCCGTACCTGGGCGACGGCGGCAGGTACGACACCATTCCCCGGGAGCGGACCCGGCTGCCGGTGTCCACCGCCGAGCTGCTGCGCAACGTCGACAAGCTGGTGTCCTCGGTCGATCCCCAGGACCTGCGGGTCGTGGTGAACGAGCTGCACAAGGCGTTCAACGGGTCGGCGTCGGACCTGCAGGCGCTGCTGGACGACACCGACCGGCTGCTGCGGACCGCCGAGGAGTCCTACCCGGACACCGAGGCGCTGCTGACCAACGGCCGTACCGTGCTGAACACCCAGCGCCAGATGGGCGGGCACATCCGGCAGTTCTCCCGCAACCTGAACGTGCTGACCACGCAACTGCGGCGGGACGACGACGCGCTGCGCACGGTGCTGGACCGCGGGGTGCCGTTCACCGCCGAGACCCGCCGGCTGATCGACGACCTGTCGCCGACGCTGCCGGTGCTGCTGGCCAACCTGACCACCACCGGGCAGGTCATGACCTCGCGGGTGGCCGGCATCCGCTCGCTGTTCATCCTGTACCCGCTGACCGTGGCGGGCGCGTTCACCGTCACCCCGGGCGACGGCACCCAGCACCTGGGCCTGGTGTTCAACATGGACGCCCCGCCGGTCTGCACCAAGGGGTACGAGGAGACCAGGCGGCGCTGGCCGCAGGACACCAGCGAGCAGCGGACCCGCACCGACCTGGGCTGCACGGAGCCGAAGAACTCCGACAAGGTCGTCCGCGGCGCCCGCAACCTCCCGCCCGAGGCGCGGCAGCCCATGCCGCAGGTCCCCGACGGCGCCACCGCCGGGGCGGGCTTCCCCGAGGGCGGCGCGAACGACGGCGGGGACGGCGACGGCGGCTCCGGGGAGCAGGCCTCCGGCGGCACCACCCCCGATGAGGGCGTGACCACCCTGGTCGACGACACCCTCTATGTGCCGGTCTCGGCTGGATCGGTGCAGCTCGCCGGGTACGATCCAGCGACCGGGGCCGTGTACGGGCCCGACGGCAAGCAGTACCTGCTGGGTTACGGCGGCGGGCAGCAGCAGGTGCTGGGCGACGCCTCCTGGAAGATGCTGCTCCTCGGCCCGCTGTCCTGATTAAGGAGCCCTCACCGTGAAGTTCGGACGATCACGTGACCGCGATACGGAACTGGTGGTGGTGCGCGTCCCGGTGGTGACCGGGCTGCTGGCCGTGGTCGTCGTCGCGCTGGCCGTCGCGGTGGCGGTGCTGGGATCTTCGGTGTGGCGGGCCGAGGCCCGTGAGGACCAGCGCGCCGCGGCCATGCAGTCGGCCCGGCAGACCGCCGTGAACCTGGCGACCATCGACCACCGCAACCTCCCCAAGAGCCTGGAGCGGGTGGCCAGCGGGCTGACCGGCGAGGCCAAGGACCAGTGGGGGACCATGTCCGCCGACATCTCCAAGGCCGCCCAGCAGGGCAAGAGCACCGCCACGGTGCGCGACATGCGGGCCGGCGTGGTGTCGATGGACGAGGACAGCGCCGAGGTCATCGTGGCGGTCACCTCCGTGGTCACCAGTGCGGAGGTGCCCAACGGGCAGCAGCGGTACTTCCGCTGGCGGTTCGACCTGACCCGTACCGACGGGCGCTGGCTCGTCTCCAACATGAGGCTGGTGGCATGACGGTGCTCGGGCGCGGCAAGCGCGCCGACAAGGCCGGCGACGACAAGGCCGACAAGGCGCGCAGGGCGGAGGAGGCCGCCCGGCGGGCCGAGGAGCTCGCGGAGCAGGCCCGCAAGGCCGCCGAGGAGGCCAGGGCCGCCCTGGAGGAGGCCGAGGCCGAGAAGCGGGAGCGGGCCGCCGAGAAGGTCGGCAAGGGCGCGGGCAAGAGCGGCGGAAGCGGCAGGTCCGCCGCGGTACGGCCCAAGTACGCCCTGACCGAGGAGACCGACCAGGCTGACGAGGACGGCGAGGCCGTCGAGACCGGTGCGGCGGAGATCGAGACCGGCGACGAGGATGCCGTGGCGGCGAGCCCCGCAACCGCTGACGACGCCGATGACGTGGACGCCGCGGCGGTGGAGGCCGACGACGACACGACGGCGACCGAGACGGACGACGCGGACGAGGCGGAGGACGACGGGCCGCGGGACGTCGAGGACGGTCTCGTTCGGGACGAGGCCGAGGAGACCGGGACGGCCGACGAGGACGACGGGGACGCCCCGGAGGCCGCCGCGGGCCGGACGCGCCGCAAGGTCGTGTTCCGCTCCGGGCTGGGCACCTCCGGTGTGGTGCTGCTGACGCTCGCCGTGCTGCTGGGGGCCGCGGCCGGGTGGCTGTGGGCGCAGGACAACCGGCTGGCGAACGCCGAGGAGGCCCGCAAGCAGGTGATGTTCGCCGCCGCGCAGGCCGCCCAGGACCTGTCGTCGTACGACTACCGGACGGTGGACTCGGACCTGCGCCGGGCCGCCGCGCACACCACCGGCAAGTTCCGGGACGAGTTCGCCAGGACCACCCCGCAGGTCAAGGCGAACGCGGCCAGGCAGCAGGTGGTGACCGAGGGCATCGCGCTCAAGACCGGTGTGGAGCGGGTCGACGGCGACGAGGCGGTGGCGATCGTGTTCCTCAACCAGGAGACCGCCAAGGCCGCGACCGCGCAGCGGCTGCCGAGCCAGTTCCGCCTGCGGCTGACCATGAGGAAGGTGGACGGCCGGTGGCTGGTGGAGAAGCTGG is a genomic window containing:
- a CDS encoding MCE family protein, coding for MVVAVGALVAAAVILFTDPPQRRLSAYFERAVGLHPGADVRILGIPVGEVTAVTPKGDAVLVEMTYEARYKVPANAQAVIVSQTLVSDRFVQLTPVYKGGPTLADGVTLGTDRTAVPVEVDEVGGSLNDLSKALGPQGANSGGALSRLLQVGADTFEGQGEDLRETIADTSRMLATLSEDRQDVATTIRNLRIITDAMIRSDQQIRQFNQQLNGVSAQLAAEREELSAALNSLGPTLRNVERFIRDNREELSGSVRELAQITGTLVEQKESFAEFLEVAPLAINNLARAYDPISGTIHNRANLSLNFENLADWVCSLAYSVGTPAKECLDFMQPYDSFGDALTNLSLDLSWITALTTHYDPEPIPPDAYGPDDPRNPRNGGSGVEAGGGNARPTGGGAPARPNSDFRALLPGGGQ
- a CDS encoding MCE family protein, whose protein sequence is MILKRGVKIQLLAFLVITVLGVSVVAVRYIGVGRGLLGREYTAYVDLTDSGGVFTNAAVTYRGVTVGRVGPMELTEDGIRVRLIMERGHRIPWEGTTAVVANRSAVGEQYIDLQPTKKPGPDGEVPGPYLGDGGRYDTIPRERTRLPVSTAELLRNVDKLVSSVDPQDLRVVVNELHKAFNGSASDLQALLDDTDRLLRTAEESYPDTEALLTNGRTVLNTQRQMGGHIRQFSRNLNVLTTQLRRDDDALRTVLDRGVPFTAETRRLIDDLSPTLPVLLANLTTTGQVMTSRVAGIRSLFILYPLTVAGAFTVTPGDGTQHLGLVFNMDAPPVCTKGYEETRRRWPQDTSEQRTRTDLGCTEPKNSDKVVRGARNLPPEARQPMPQVPDGATAGAGFPEGGANDGGDGDGGSGEQASGGTTPDEGVTTLVDDTLYVPVSAGSVQLAGYDPATGAVYGPDGKQYLLGYGGGQQQVLGDASWKMLLLGPLS
- a CDS encoding MCE family protein, with the protein product MNRRTPLRRPARTGLTAALTAAALTLSGCGFRGVDSLPLPGGPDLGDRPVTVKAEFANVLDLVPQSVVKLNDVSVGKVVKVELTRSAVRGRSWQAVVTFKLRRDVNLPDNARAAIAQTSLLGEKFVALSPPVGEAPSPDRLGDGDLIPLERTSRGAEIEEVLSAMSLLLNGGGLEQVSTITRELNAAMNGRTDTIKSVLHKVDTFVGTLDRNRAAIVRALDSIDRLSRTLAAERRTIADTIDRTGPALKILEQNRADLTKMLVSLDKLSQTTTRVIEASHADMVANLRSLNTTLENLNKAGSNLPRALETMMTFPFPATFANVLRGDYGNLHMTLDLDLKNLTQNLLGGTDLEYLVRQGEQMRLLLKPPSLSVPQPALGVLPDQQPAAPGAPGAPAPTGGATPGPASPTPTPGAGTPDGGGDGQRPGLPLPTLRPRSMGGAGSTGVHAGLYSLMTGGLS